ACCCCTGACTGGTTTGATCACCTTGCCAGTTTTATTACCACAAATTGCGGGACAGCCAGAAGCGATCGCCGACTCCACAGAAATATTCAAATTTCTCGAAAAATACCAGCCTGAACGGTCAATATTAGCAGATAAATCAGAACAAACTGAAGCCTGGATGCTAGAAGATTGGTTGGATGAAAGCATCGGTACGGCGACAAGGTTCGTGTATTATCAATTTCGTGCCGGCGAGGGTAAGCAAATTAATCCATCACTATCTAGCCAAATAGTAATTACAGTAGTCAGGCAACAATATGGGATCAACAACGCTACTGTCAAATTAGCGATCGCCAGGTTAGCCAATGCCTTGGAAGTATTATCTGTCCGTTGGCAAAAA
The Gloeotrichia echinulata CP02 DNA segment above includes these coding regions:
- a CDS encoding glutathione S-transferase family protein, translating into MLLLQFSTSHYCRKARLALGYKQIEYQVENLTPGLHILKVKPLTGLITLPVLLPQIAGQPEAIADSTEIFKFLEKYQPERSILADKSEQTEAWMLEDWLDESIGTATRFVYYQFRAGEGKQINPSLSSQIVITVVRQQYGINNATVKLAIARLANALEVLSVRWQKSDYLVGNSLSVADIAAAALLSPLALIPQYRQEYPWLFERIVQVHQLCGEPLPPGLGTLRQAQCIAGD